The window CGTCTCGACCGCGAGGGCGGCGAGGTCATCCGCCTCGGGGAGCGCCGGGACGATCGCAACGACGCGGCCGACGGTGAGGGCGGGCCGGTCGAGGACGCGCGCGAGCGTCTGGACCGCGGCGTCCCGCTCGCGGGCGAGCGTGATCAGGCGCTCGTCGAGCCGCTGGCGCTCGAGCTGGACCTGGAGAACGGCGCCCTGCGGCCCGCGGCCGACCTCGTAGCGGACGGCCGCGGCCTCGGCGAAGGCGCCCAGGCGGGCCTGGAACGCACGGACGACGTCGGCGGCCTCCTGCGTACGGACGAGGTCGGCGTAGGCGCGCGTGGCGCGGCGCGCGAGGTCGAGCGCGGTCGCGTCGCCCCCCCAGCGGGCGGCCTCGGCCCGGGCGTCGGCGGCGTCGCGGCGGAGCCCGAGCGTGCCGGGCCAGGGCAGCATCTGCTCGACGCGCCACTGGGATCGCTGTGTGCCCCGCGCGGTCAGGATCGGGTAGGGCGCGACCATGACGGATGCGGTCGGGTCGGGGAGCGCGCCCACCTGGTCGCCGCGCCGGGCGAGCGCACGGGCGTCGAGGCGCTCGGCCGCGAGCGTCGGGTTGTCCGCGTAGAGAGCGTCCAGGACGGCGCCGAGGCGGAGGGTGTCGGGGGCCTGAGCTCGCACGGTGGGGACCGCGGCGAGAGCCAGGGAGAGGAGCAGCGCTAGACGGGCTGCGGCGAGGGGGGGCATGGTCTGGAGCGGACGGACGACAGCAGGACGGGCGCATTAGCGCCGGGCGCAGAGGCGCGGCGCGGGGGCGCAGGCTGTCGGGCTCAGACCAGCAGGACCGAGAGGGCGAGGTGGCGCCGGGGGCCGGGCGGCGGTCCAGCGTCGGGCGGCGCGGCGGCGGGAACGACGGCTGGGGGTGCCAGCACGGCGAGCGCGGCGGCCACGACCGGCTCCAGAGGGGCCGGGGGCGCCGGGACGACGGCATCGCGCGGACCCTCGGGCGC is drawn from Rubrivirga sp. SAORIC476 and contains these coding sequences:
- a CDS encoding TolC family protein encodes the protein MPPLAAARLALLLSLALAAVPTVRAQAPDTLRLGAVLDALYADNPTLAAERLDARALARRGDQVGALPDPTASVMVAPYPILTARGTQRSQWRVEQMLPWPGTLGLRRDAADARAEAARWGGDATALDLARRATRAYADLVRTQEAADVVRAFQARLGAFAEAAAVRYEVGRGPQGAVLQVQLERQRLDERLITLARERDAAVQTLARVLDRPALTVGRVVAIVPALPEADDLAALAVETRPEVAQAQARITAAEADVALAEKAFYPDLGFGVVYTDIAQADSPPTATGRDALGLMASVRIPLDRASRRAGLDQARLREEAARARLAATETAVQTDVADALSDARRAAEAVALYRETLVPQAETTVESALAGYTTGALDFLAFLDAERARFSVALGFVDARARLLDAAADLARALGATAPLLGPPAR